The Bdellovibrio sp. GT3 genome contains the following window.
ACATTAAACCAGTCCTTGTCGCAAGTTTCTTCAAAGTATCCACTTAAAAAGATAACGATCTTAAGTGTTGCTCGTGGAGGCGTTTCTTTACAGGCACAGGTTGCAGCCTTTGAAAAGCTGCAAGGCGATTTTCAGTTTGATCAAGTGGTGTTTGTGCTGTCACCGGACCTGTTGATTAAACAAAATATCCCCCAGCAAAAAATCGAATTAAATCAGACCAGCGGTCTTCTGATGACTTGGCAATTGATGAACCTGAATCGCCAACAGATTTTAGTCCCCATACAAACCACGGCCGAGTTATTTACCGATCAAAACATAAAAGTTTTACGCGATACCTTGGCGCAGTTTAAGGGCGAAATCGGGCCACGACTTCAAGTGGATTCTGTGGTGCTGATCGCGCCCATATTCGGAGTAACAGCGAGTTTGGAAGATGCCATGCAAAGGGCCTTCGTTCGCAGTGCTGATGAGGCAGGCTATCTGACCGGGGCATTGTCGCTAAAAGGCGTTGTAACCCCAAGCTATGATAAAAATATTTTACTACCGACGATTTCAGCATCACACACTTTTGCTGAGCAAATTAAAAACTACATCATTCGAAGAGGGATTCGTCAGTGAATAAGTTTAAAGAGTATATTCCAAAAAAGCAGTGGATGATGGGGTTGATTTTTTTGGGCGGAATGCCGAATCAGCCGCAGTCGCATTTTTCTTCAAGTCCCATGGCGGCGTTAAGTATTCCGGGGCCTTTGACGGCGCAACCGGTTTTCTCCAGCAAGACTGCGGAAATTTACCTGTCACGAATGAATCTTGCGCAAAAGCTGTTTTCCGTAGCTTCCGCCGTTCCTTCAGGGGTGGATGCTGAAATCACACCGTCCCTATATCGCTGCATGACTCAGCAGACGCGGGAATTGGGTATGATGATCGAACTTGATCCCAAAAAGCTTTTACCACGTAGAATCTTTATGACCTTTGTGGAAACCTTTGACGAGGCCGGTGCTGCGAACTGCATCTCGATGACCAATCGAATTGATAAAAATGCCATTCAGTTTTTGGTTTGCTTTGATCACTCCCGCATGAACAGCTGTCGTGCATTGACTGTGGAAGACTTCAAAAAAGAACTTAAAAATGTTGAGACCCAGACTGCGGAACGTGAAAGCGCCCATGGCGAATTTGTGAAAGCCATGGATACGCTGCTAAATAAGGTTTCAAACTGATTTATTTTTTCTGTGAATCAGGTAAAGGCAGATCAGATTGAAGACCGTGATTAAAATCGGAATCGGAAAGAACGCACCAGCGTCTTTGTACATGCGAAGGGCAATATAGGAGTCATTCAGTCCGGTCCATAATAAAAGGACCAAAAGCTGCCACCAGATTTTGCGGGTGGAATTTTGCGAAGCGGCCTGACAAAGAAAATACCAGGCGCCAGCAAACCCGATGAGGGTTGAGACATTCAGATGAACGGAGAAAAGCACTCGGTAAGGGAGCGGCTGAGGTAGATAGACGGCTCCCAGATAGATCGCAGAGAAAAAGGGTCCTAAGGCAGAGTACCCCATCCAGGAATAAAGTCTTTTCGCAGTCAGAGTGTTTTTCATTGTTTTAGTTTAGAGAGAATCAGAAGAAAGTGCAAAAATGAATTTTAAATGGAAAGAAAGTTTGAAGGGACCACTGATCGCCATTGCCATTTTGGGGGTGGGTTTCTTTTTATTTAAGCACAGACTGACGATCCAAACTGCCAATGCCCGGGATGACGTTCCTTTAAAGGCCCTTGATAACTCCTGGGCCCAAGGGTGGCATCCGCAAAAAGCCCAAGTTGATTGGAAGGTAAAGCACGTTGCTGCCTACTTAAGCTCTGGCGGAACTTCCGTCGCCGTTGCCGACGTGAATGGGGATGGTTACCTGGATCTTCATTTTACGGATCCGGGCGGGGATCCGGCGGGTAAGCTGTATCTAAACAATCAAGGTAAAGGGTTTACCTTGAATAACGAACGCATTCATTTATTACCGGAAAAGTCCGTGATCAACAGATCTGCATTGTTGGATTTGGATGATGACGGTCATTTGGATTTGTTTTTACTGGGATTCTGCCCACGTATTGCCTGGGGTGAATCCAATGAAGGCTTTAAAGAATCTGAAACTCAACCATTGGGATGCGGTACATTTGGAACTGGCTTTAATTTAGCGGATCTGGATGGCGACGGGCAGTTGGAAATTCTAATTGCCCCTTATGTGGATTTGGATTTCTTTGGTGATCTGCAAGACACTAATGTCATGCCCACAAACTTCAGTCATGCGATGAATGGAACAAAGCCTTCGGTGTTTCGCCGATCTGGACGTTCTTTTCAGCGCATTGAGACTCCGATACAACATCGGGGATGGGCGCATTCCGTGGCCGTATGGAAAATGCCAGACTCCAAAGACACCCTTCTTTGGTTTGCCAACGACTACGGGATCGATAGAACTTATTTTGTCGGTCCTCAAGGAGTGATGAAGGAAGTTTCTGATTCTATGATCACCGATGCTTTCAGTCGCAACGGCATGAATTCAGAAATCGTGGATATGGATGGGAATGGGCGTCCTTCTGTTTATGTCAGTCAAATTTATCTGGGGGCGCAAAAGCTTGCGGGCAATATGTTTTGGCGCTGGTCCGGGGGCCACGAATTCGTAAATAAAGCATCCGAGATGGGAATTCATCGTTGTGGCTGGTCTTGGGGCGCAAAATTTTTTGATTTGGAAAATGATGGGGATCTGGACCTGTTTGTCGGGAATGGTTTCTTTGCCGGAGAAGTCCCAGGTAAATCCTACTGGTATTTTTTAAACGTGATGGATGCAGCTGATAAGCACGTATTGAGTGATGCCCTTCGCTGGCCCGCGATCGGCGGTGGTGCACTTTCCGGAGAAGAAAGAGCCTGTCTTTTCGTTAAAGACCATGGTCAGTATAAAAACCGCAGTCAGGACGTGAAAGACTTAGCCGACTTTACCGCCAATGAGCGCGGTGTCGCCCTGGTGGATCTGGATAATTCCGGCAGACAAGCCTTAGCAACAATCAGTTGGGAGCAAGGCCCCCGCATCTATCGCTGGGAAGGTGCCTTCGGATCCTGGATAGGCTTTGATCTTCATCAAGCCGCCCCCAACAGAGACGCCTGGGGAGCGTCAGTCATTTTGAAACTGGCTGATGGCAGAACCTTGGGACGACAAAAACAGCCCTTAAATGCTTACGCTGCCCAATCGGACGCGCGCTTGCACTTTGGTTTAGGAGCAGGTGAGTTCCCTGAAGGGGTAACAGCTTTGATAACCTGGCCGGATGGAACTCAAATGGAACTTAAAAACCTTAAAGTGGGTGAATATCATTCGGTGGTGAAGCCATGAAATGGTTTAATCTAAAAGACCCGCGTCTTCCTATTTTGATTTTTCTTCTAAGCTTTGTTGTCTATGCTTTGCAATCTCCAGGGTTTGTCAGAACGCCGTGGCAGTTTGTGGGATCCTTGGTGACTTCTTTGGCTGTTGATTATGCATTGATTCGCTTTTACAAGAAGGCGAACTTCTTTCCCTTAAGCGGATTGATATCTTCATTGGGTTTCTTTTTACTTTTGGACAGTCCCTACGTGTGGCCATATATCGTTGGTGCCGCCTTGATGAATATCTCCAAACATTTTTTTACCGCTTATGGCCGCCATATTTTTAATCCGAATAATTTCGGTCTGGTTGTGATGGTGTTTTGTTTCCCAATGGCTGCGACCACGACGGCGGGTCGCTGGGGTGGGGGGACAGAGCTTGCGTTCATACTCATAGCTTTGGGTTTTTTTGCCGCCTATCGCGCGCAGCGCTGGGTGTTGTCAGTGACGTATATCTCGGTATTTTTTCTAGGCGCTTTACTGCGGGCTCATCTGCTAAAATTAAGTCTGGCACCACTTCTGGCTCCCATGACCGGCGCGGCGTTTATTTTGATTTCTTTCTATATGATGACGGACCCTGCGACCTCGCCAAAAAGCAAGAAAATGCAGGTTCTACAGGGAGTGTTTATTGCTTCTCTGGATACTTATCTGCGCATGCAGCAGTTTAAATACGCACCTTTTGTGACGGTGTTTGTGGCTTGTGCTCTGTATTCAAGTCTGCGCTTTTTAGATCAACCAAGACGGGAACTTGCAAAGCCGTGAAGAAGATCATCGTCCGCTTTCTTCATCCGGCTGTGTTTTTAGTTCTATTATCGATGGGAAAAATCGAAATAGAACTTTGGCCGTGGACTTTGCTGGCATTTTTCTTGTTCTATGTAGTGGGTCTTGAAATAGGAATGCATCGCTACTATTCCCATCGAAGTTTTGAAATGGCGCCTTGGAAGCTCGCTGTGATTACTGTTTTAGCTTTGGGCGCAGGGACGGGAAGTCCCATGGTTTGGGCGGGCCGCCATCGCAAGCACCATGATAAGTCGGATACTTCCGAAGATCCCCATTCCCCCGAGCATCTTGGGTTTTTCAGAGTTCTGACCTTGACGGTCTTTGGAACTAAAATTGAAGGTCGTTACGTTCGGGACTTTGTTAAGGATTCCCGCCAGCAGTTCCTGCATCGCTATTACACGGAGATCTTGGTTGTATCCGTGGTGTTGTGGGCGATTCTGGCCCCGGTCAGTTGTGCCATGCTGTACTGTCTGCCGGTAGAGCTGGCACGTCTTGCATCGGGTGCCATCAATGCGTTTGCCCACTCGCCTAAGTGGGGATCGGTGTTTTATGATCGCAGCGATCGCAGTCGCAACTTAAGTGGAGCGATAGGAAATGCCTTCGGAATCGGGCTGCATCACAATCATCACGAAAGACCCCAAAGTTATCGTCAGAATCATCGTGAAGGTGAGTACGATCTGAGTGGCTGGATTATCGAAAGATTTTTAAAATCCAAATAGATAAGCAAAATATTCCAGCGGAGACGCTGTGGCGCCGGTGTTGTGCAGGGTCAAAAATCCATACATCAACACGGGAGTTAAAAACAAACTTGCCACGAATATTCTTAAAATCCCCAAAATTCGGGGCACGGAATTTTTCTTGGATGGTCTAAGGAAAAGCATCGTCAAAGAGAAAGAAACCACCAGGCATAGGTAGACAGAGCGATTTGCCACAACATGGTAAAGACTTGTTCCCGGAATGGTCACATCACGATTGATGATATACATCAGCCCAAACAACGGCACACTGAAAGAGATGGCGCAGGCGGTTCGCAGCTTACGATGTTTGATGAAGGAAAAACTTTTGATCAAAGGTCGATAAAGCAGAATTAAAATCAACCGATTTAAGTAATGCATGATTTTGGACCAGCTTTCGGCAAGCTTTGCATCTGTAAATACCATGGCCCCTAAAGGCAGATGATATCCACTTAACCGGGCAAAGCCCACGGCCGTATTGGCGATTCCTGCGGTCTTAATAAACATCCAATAAAGTTTTGCGATCAATGAAGCCCAGCGCATGGGAACGGACATTTCGGCATGAATAAATTCAGTCATTTTAATTGGAAACTTCATGATGGGAAGATGTTCTGTCATGTCGGCAATCCAAAGACACAGAATGCCACTGGCCAAGATCAATAATGACTTTCGGGTGGTGCTGTCATTTTCAGGAAGGTCCGAGTAGACCGAATTCAGCTCCTGCGATCCGGCTCCGATGGGAAGGCCTCCGAATAGTTTTACATTCCAGGCTGGACTGGAAAGAACACTTTCGGTGAAAATATTTTTTGTGGCAGGAAATATCGATATCCATAAAAAAGGCCAAAGCAACCATTGCAGATTCACAGCGATGGGGATGGCATTGTTACGGAACAAATAGATGACTGATTCAAATAGCGCAAAGATAAATAGAACGCGCCATAGAGGTTGGCGAATTATTTGTCTTGCCACCCATAAGATGGCCGTCGCGATAAGCAGGGAAGCCGCATAATACCCAATGGTAAAAACCGTTTCAAACTGGGCAGGG
Protein-coding sequences here:
- a CDS encoding FG-GAP-like repeat-containing protein, which gives rise to MNFKWKESLKGPLIAIAILGVGFFLFKHRLTIQTANARDDVPLKALDNSWAQGWHPQKAQVDWKVKHVAAYLSSGGTSVAVADVNGDGYLDLHFTDPGGDPAGKLYLNNQGKGFTLNNERIHLLPEKSVINRSALLDLDDDGHLDLFLLGFCPRIAWGESNEGFKESETQPLGCGTFGTGFNLADLDGDGQLEILIAPYVDLDFFGDLQDTNVMPTNFSHAMNGTKPSVFRRSGRSFQRIETPIQHRGWAHSVAVWKMPDSKDTLLWFANDYGIDRTYFVGPQGVMKEVSDSMITDAFSRNGMNSEIVDMDGNGRPSVYVSQIYLGAQKLAGNMFWRWSGGHEFVNKASEMGIHRCGWSWGAKFFDLENDGDLDLFVGNGFFAGEVPGKSYWYFLNVMDAADKHVLSDALRWPAIGGGALSGEERACLFVKDHGQYKNRSQDVKDLADFTANERGVALVDLDNSGRQALATISWEQGPRIYRWEGAFGSWIGFDLHQAAPNRDAWGASVILKLADGRTLGRQKQPLNAYAAQSDARLHFGLGAGEFPEGVTALITWPDGTQMELKNLKVGEYHSVVKP
- a CDS encoding RnfABCDGE type electron transport complex subunit D; amino-acid sequence: MKWFNLKDPRLPILIFLLSFVVYALQSPGFVRTPWQFVGSLVTSLAVDYALIRFYKKANFFPLSGLISSLGFFLLLDSPYVWPYIVGAALMNISKHFFTAYGRHIFNPNNFGLVVMVFCFPMAATTTAGRWGGGTELAFILIALGFFAAYRAQRWVLSVTYISVFFLGALLRAHLLKLSLAPLLAPMTGAAFILISFYMMTDPATSPKSKKMQVLQGVFIASLDTYLRMQQFKYAPFVTVFVACALYSSLRFLDQPRRELAKP
- a CDS encoding fatty acid desaturase, with the translated sequence MKKIIVRFLHPAVFLVLLSMGKIEIELWPWTLLAFFLFYVVGLEIGMHRYYSHRSFEMAPWKLAVITVLALGAGTGSPMVWAGRHRKHHDKSDTSEDPHSPEHLGFFRVLTLTVFGTKIEGRYVRDFVKDSRQQFLHRYYTEILVVSVVLWAILAPVSCAMLYCLPVELARLASGAINAFAHSPKWGSVFYDRSDRSRNLSGAIGNAFGIGLHHNHHERPQSYRQNHREGEYDLSGWIIERFLKSK